The following are from one region of the Falco cherrug isolate bFalChe1 chromosome 19, bFalChe1.pri, whole genome shotgun sequence genome:
- the NAB2 gene encoding NGFI-A-binding protein 2 isoform X1, translating to MGGILHPTGEGSARSRGGTVPALRPPVSPRLAMALPRTLGELQLYRVLQRANLLGYYETFIQQGGDDVQQLCEAGEEEFLEIMALVGMATKPLHVRRLQKALREWASNPGLFSQPVSAVPVSSIPLFKLSEAGGRKALSNGHTSPSEAVGKGGGSTGTPPARSPTEPGEKLSPSAAPPWPGRSTPESEGGGDEEPGGPPFSPGGSGGEQPVGTEVLEPELARTVAESVERLLQSCPRGGEAELRALMKLNKKLAKAVGHIFQLEDGDRHKEEEIRRHSAIYGRGEARRREGKQLTLHELIINEAAAQFCLRDNSLLLRRVELFSLSRQVARESTYLSSLKVARAHPEESGATAAKRLKQEAGEQSRPELLPLPVGPEPPGAGYRASLEEDAGSLSGESLDGHLQAAGACPRLTPPPGMAPDVPLGLPPHGLWSRHILQQTLMDEGLRLARLVSHERVGRLSPCLPGKPPGPEFEDGLAERGPPAPPEPPRGAIKVEQETSRQ from the exons atggggggaatTCTGCATCCCACGGGCGAAGGCTCAGCTCGGTCGCGGGGGGGCACCGTGCCCGCCCTGCGTCCCCCCGTTTCTCCCCG GCTCGCCATGGCCCTGCCCCGCACGCTGGGTGAGCTGCAGCTGTACCGGGTGCTGCAGCGCGCCAACCTGCTGGGCTACTACGAGACCTTCATCCAGCAAGGGGGGGACGACGTGCAGCAGCTCTGCGAGGCGGGCGAGGAGGAGTTCCTGGAGATCATGGCGCTGGTGGGCATGGCCACCAAGCCCCTGCACGTCCGCCGCCTCCAGAAGGCCCTGCGCGAGTGGGCCTCCAACCCCGGGCTCTTCAGCCAGCCGGTCTCGGCCGTGCCCGTCAGCAGCATCCCCCTCTTCAAGCTCTCCGAGGCCGGTGGGCGCAAGGCACTCAGCAACGGGCACACCAGCCCCAGCGAGGCTGTGGGCAAGGGGGGCGGCAGCACCGGGACGCCCCCGGCACGGAGCCCCACGGAGCCGGGGGAGAAGCTGTCACCGTCGGCGGCCCCGCCGTGGCCGGGGAGGAGCACCCCTGAGTCGGAGGGAGGCGGGGATGAGGAGCCGGGGGGTCCCCCCTTTTCCCCGGGCGGGAGCGGTGGCGAGCAGCCGGTGGGCACGGAGGTGCTGGAGCCGGAGCTGGCGCGGACGGTGGCGGAGAGTGTGGAGcggctgctgcagagctgcccccggGGCGGCGAGGCTGAGCTGCGGGCGCTGATGAAGCTCAACAAGAAGCTGGCCAAGGCCGTGGGGCACATCTTCCAGCTGGAGGATGGCGACCGGCACAAGGAGGAGGAGATCCGCCGGCACAGCGCAATCTACGGCCGTGGCGAGGCCCGGCGCCGCGAGGGCAAGCAGCTCACTCTGCACGAG CTCATCATCAACGAGGCGGCCGCCCAGTTCTGCCTACGGGACAACTCGCTGCTGCTGCGGCGCGTCGAGCTCTTCTCGCTCTCGCGGCAGGTTGCACGGGAGAGCACCTACCTGTCCTCGCTCAAGGTCGCCAG GGCACATCCCGAGGAGAGCGGAGCCACCGCGGCCAAGCGGCTCAAGCAGGAG GCGGGAGAGCAGAGCCGCCCTgagctgctgccgctgccggtGGGGCCGGAGCCCCCCGGGGCTGGGTACCGAGCCAGCCTGGAGGAGGACGCGGGCAGCCTCTCTGGGGAGAGCCTCGATGGCCACTTGCAGG CGGCGGGGGCCTGTCCCCGGCTGACACCGCCGCCCGGCATGGCCCCCGACGTGCCCCTCGGTCTCCCCCCCCACGGGCTCTGGAGTCGCCACATCCTCCAGCAGACGCTGATGGACGAGGGGCTGCGCCTGGCCCGGCTGGTCTCGCACGAGCGTGTGGGGCGGCTCAGCCCCTGTCTGCCAGGGAAGCCCCCGGGACCAG AGTTCGAGGACGGGCTGGCGGAACGGGGTCCTCCAGCCCCGCCTGAGCCCCCCCGCGGCGCCATCAAGGTGGAGCAGGAGACCAGCCGGCAGTGa
- the NAB2 gene encoding NGFI-A-binding protein 2 isoform X2, with protein MALPRTLGELQLYRVLQRANLLGYYETFIQQGGDDVQQLCEAGEEEFLEIMALVGMATKPLHVRRLQKALREWASNPGLFSQPVSAVPVSSIPLFKLSEAGGRKALSNGHTSPSEAVGKGGGSTGTPPARSPTEPGEKLSPSAAPPWPGRSTPESEGGGDEEPGGPPFSPGGSGGEQPVGTEVLEPELARTVAESVERLLQSCPRGGEAELRALMKLNKKLAKAVGHIFQLEDGDRHKEEEIRRHSAIYGRGEARRREGKQLTLHELIINEAAAQFCLRDNSLLLRRVELFSLSRQVARESTYLSSLKVARAHPEESGATAAKRLKQEAGEQSRPELLPLPVGPEPPGAGYRASLEEDAGSLSGESLDGHLQAAGACPRLTPPPGMAPDVPLGLPPHGLWSRHILQQTLMDEGLRLARLVSHERVGRLSPCLPGKPPGPEFEDGLAERGPPAPPEPPRGAIKVEQETSRQ; from the exons ATGGCCCTGCCCCGCACGCTGGGTGAGCTGCAGCTGTACCGGGTGCTGCAGCGCGCCAACCTGCTGGGCTACTACGAGACCTTCATCCAGCAAGGGGGGGACGACGTGCAGCAGCTCTGCGAGGCGGGCGAGGAGGAGTTCCTGGAGATCATGGCGCTGGTGGGCATGGCCACCAAGCCCCTGCACGTCCGCCGCCTCCAGAAGGCCCTGCGCGAGTGGGCCTCCAACCCCGGGCTCTTCAGCCAGCCGGTCTCGGCCGTGCCCGTCAGCAGCATCCCCCTCTTCAAGCTCTCCGAGGCCGGTGGGCGCAAGGCACTCAGCAACGGGCACACCAGCCCCAGCGAGGCTGTGGGCAAGGGGGGCGGCAGCACCGGGACGCCCCCGGCACGGAGCCCCACGGAGCCGGGGGAGAAGCTGTCACCGTCGGCGGCCCCGCCGTGGCCGGGGAGGAGCACCCCTGAGTCGGAGGGAGGCGGGGATGAGGAGCCGGGGGGTCCCCCCTTTTCCCCGGGCGGGAGCGGTGGCGAGCAGCCGGTGGGCACGGAGGTGCTGGAGCCGGAGCTGGCGCGGACGGTGGCGGAGAGTGTGGAGcggctgctgcagagctgcccccggGGCGGCGAGGCTGAGCTGCGGGCGCTGATGAAGCTCAACAAGAAGCTGGCCAAGGCCGTGGGGCACATCTTCCAGCTGGAGGATGGCGACCGGCACAAGGAGGAGGAGATCCGCCGGCACAGCGCAATCTACGGCCGTGGCGAGGCCCGGCGCCGCGAGGGCAAGCAGCTCACTCTGCACGAG CTCATCATCAACGAGGCGGCCGCCCAGTTCTGCCTACGGGACAACTCGCTGCTGCTGCGGCGCGTCGAGCTCTTCTCGCTCTCGCGGCAGGTTGCACGGGAGAGCACCTACCTGTCCTCGCTCAAGGTCGCCAG GGCACATCCCGAGGAGAGCGGAGCCACCGCGGCCAAGCGGCTCAAGCAGGAG GCGGGAGAGCAGAGCCGCCCTgagctgctgccgctgccggtGGGGCCGGAGCCCCCCGGGGCTGGGTACCGAGCCAGCCTGGAGGAGGACGCGGGCAGCCTCTCTGGGGAGAGCCTCGATGGCCACTTGCAGG CGGCGGGGGCCTGTCCCCGGCTGACACCGCCGCCCGGCATGGCCCCCGACGTGCCCCTCGGTCTCCCCCCCCACGGGCTCTGGAGTCGCCACATCCTCCAGCAGACGCTGATGGACGAGGGGCTGCGCCTGGCCCGGCTGGTCTCGCACGAGCGTGTGGGGCGGCTCAGCCCCTGTCTGCCAGGGAAGCCCCCGGGACCAG AGTTCGAGGACGGGCTGGCGGAACGGGGTCCTCCAGCCCCGCCTGAGCCCCCCCGCGGCGCCATCAAGGTGGAGCAGGAGACCAGCCGGCAGTGa
- the NEMP1 gene encoding nuclear envelope integral membrane protein 1 isoform X1 codes for MAGSCPRYVDRLQALSVNTAGAATVLPIGQLGRRSAMTPRARAVLVGSAAASAAVAERAETEVAGAAAAGGMKPAPGRQRLLAALVLLLLPLPLRGAGVRSGADAEESVIPLREGQAYHRAAPHHFCYTNTRVPQWHDIWTRTQIRINSSRMIQVTQVDSEEKLKQFNMWNIVFSFLKEKLNDTSIDVDLYSNKTCLKVELLEAGTTYCVTLFRRFDPKLFLVFFLGLFLFFCGDVLSRSQLFYYSAGISFGLLTSLLILVYVMSKVMPKKSHIYLLLAGGWSFSLYLLQLIFKNLQEICKSYWQYLLGYLLLVGFVSFSVCYRYGPLENERSINLLSWALQFLGLLLMYTGIQIYPIALALVIIAICTKNLDYPMQWAFAAYRRLQSARLGPSPPRLLTEEEYRVQGEVETRRALEELRSYCRSPDFSAWTAVSRIQSPKRFADFVGGACHITPNEVCAHEQEYGLSSMFLEDQLFEEDDDNSFDGNDVSYSLTHNHLDAD; via the exons ATGGCTGGTTCCTGCCCGCGCTACGTTGATAGGCTGCAGGCCCTGTCAGTCAACACGGCGGGGGCCGCGACAGTCCTTCCGATTGGTCAGCTCGGCCGTCGCTCGGCGATGACGCCACGCGCACGCGCCGTTCTCGTCggctccgccgccgcctcaGCGGCCGTTGCCGAGCGGGCGGAAACGGAAGTGGCTGGTGCGGCCGCGGCGGGAGGGATGAAACCGGCTCCGGGGCGGCAACGGCTCTTGGCGGcgctggtgctgctgctcctgccgcTGCCGCTGCGCGGCGCAGGTGTGCGGAGCGGCGCAG ATGCCGAGGAGTCTGTCATCCCGCTCCGCGAGGGCCAAGCTTACCATCGTGCAGCTCCTCACCACTTCTGCTACACCAACACGCGTGTCCCGCAATGGCACGACATATGGACAAGGACACAG ATCCGGATCAACAGCAGCCGGATGATCCAAGTCACTCAGGTGGACAGCGAGGAGAAGCTGAAGCAATTCAACATGTGGAAcattgttttctccttcctgaagGAGAAGCTGAATGACACTAGCATCGATGTGGATCTCTACAGCAACAAAACCTGCCTGAAAGTCgagctgctggaggctggcaCCACGTACTGCGTCACCCTCTTTCGAC GCTTTGACCCTAAGCTattcctggttttcttcctgGGCCTGTTCTTGTTCTTCTGCGGGGACGTGCTGAGCAG GAGCCAACTCTTCTACTACTCGGCTGGGATTAGTTTCGGCTTGCTGACCTCGCTGCTTATCCTTGTCTATGTGATGTCCAAGGTCATGCCCAAG AAAAGCCATATTTacttgctgctggcaggaggctggtcCTTTTCCCTGTATCTTCTTCAGCTGATCTTCAAGAACCTACAGGAGATCTGCAAGTCCTACTGGCAGTACCTCCTAG GCTACCTGCTGCTCGTGGGCTTCGTGAGCTTCAGCGTGTGCTACAGGTACGGCCCGCTGGAGAACGAGCGCAGCATCAACCTCCTCTCCTGGGCCCTGCAGTTCCTGGGCCTGTTGCTGATGTACACGGGCATCCAGATCTATCCCATCGCCTTGGCCTTGGTGATCATCGCCATCTGCACCAAGAACCTGGACTACCCCATGCAGTGGGCCTTTGCTGCCTACAG GAGACTGCAGAGTGCCAGGCTGGGGCCGAGCCCCCCTCGCCTGCTGACGGAGGAGGAGTACCGGGTGCAGGGTGAGGTGGAGACACGCAGGGCCCTCGAGGAGCTTCGAAGCTACTGCAGGAGCCCAGATTTTTCCGCCTGGACTGCAGTCTCCCGCATCCAGTCTCCCAAGAG GTTTGCTGACTTTGTGGGGGGCGCCTGTCACATCACCCCCAACGAGGTCTGTGCCCACGAGCAGGAGTACGGCCTGAGCAGCATGTTCCTTGAGGACCAGCTCTTTGAGGAGGATGATGACAACTCCTTTGATGGGAACGATGTCAGTTACTCCTTGACCCACAACCACCTGGATGCTGATTGA
- the NEMP1 gene encoding nuclear envelope integral membrane protein 1 isoform X3, with protein MAGSCPRYVDRLQALSVNTAGAATVLPIGQLGRRSAMTPRARAVLVGSAAASAAVAERAETEVAGAAAAGGMKPAPGRQRLLAALVLLLLPLPLRGAGVRSGADAEESVIPLREGQAYHRAAPHHFCYTNTRVPQWHDIWTRTQEKLNDTSIDVDLYSNKTCLKVELLEAGTTYCVTLFRRFDPKLFLVFFLGLFLFFCGDVLSRSQLFYYSAGISFGLLTSLLILVYVMSKVMPKKSHIYLLLAGGWSFSLYLLQLIFKNLQEICKSYWQYLLGYLLLVGFVSFSVCYRYGPLENERSINLLSWALQFLGLLLMYTGIQIYPIALALVIIAICTKNLDYPMQWAFAAYRRLQSARLGPSPPRLLTEEEYRVQGEVETRRALEELRSYCRSPDFSAWTAVSRIQSPKRFADFVGGACHITPNEVCAHEQEYGLSSMFLEDQLFEEDDDNSFDGNDVSYSLTHNHLDAD; from the exons ATGGCTGGTTCCTGCCCGCGCTACGTTGATAGGCTGCAGGCCCTGTCAGTCAACACGGCGGGGGCCGCGACAGTCCTTCCGATTGGTCAGCTCGGCCGTCGCTCGGCGATGACGCCACGCGCACGCGCCGTTCTCGTCggctccgccgccgcctcaGCGGCCGTTGCCGAGCGGGCGGAAACGGAAGTGGCTGGTGCGGCCGCGGCGGGAGGGATGAAACCGGCTCCGGGGCGGCAACGGCTCTTGGCGGcgctggtgctgctgctcctgccgcTGCCGCTGCGCGGCGCAGGTGTGCGGAGCGGCGCAG ATGCCGAGGAGTCTGTCATCCCGCTCCGCGAGGGCCAAGCTTACCATCGTGCAGCTCCTCACCACTTCTGCTACACCAACACGCGTGTCCCGCAATGGCACGACATATGGACAAGGACACAG GAGAAGCTGAATGACACTAGCATCGATGTGGATCTCTACAGCAACAAAACCTGCCTGAAAGTCgagctgctggaggctggcaCCACGTACTGCGTCACCCTCTTTCGAC GCTTTGACCCTAAGCTattcctggttttcttcctgGGCCTGTTCTTGTTCTTCTGCGGGGACGTGCTGAGCAG GAGCCAACTCTTCTACTACTCGGCTGGGATTAGTTTCGGCTTGCTGACCTCGCTGCTTATCCTTGTCTATGTGATGTCCAAGGTCATGCCCAAG AAAAGCCATATTTacttgctgctggcaggaggctggtcCTTTTCCCTGTATCTTCTTCAGCTGATCTTCAAGAACCTACAGGAGATCTGCAAGTCCTACTGGCAGTACCTCCTAG GCTACCTGCTGCTCGTGGGCTTCGTGAGCTTCAGCGTGTGCTACAGGTACGGCCCGCTGGAGAACGAGCGCAGCATCAACCTCCTCTCCTGGGCCCTGCAGTTCCTGGGCCTGTTGCTGATGTACACGGGCATCCAGATCTATCCCATCGCCTTGGCCTTGGTGATCATCGCCATCTGCACCAAGAACCTGGACTACCCCATGCAGTGGGCCTTTGCTGCCTACAG GAGACTGCAGAGTGCCAGGCTGGGGCCGAGCCCCCCTCGCCTGCTGACGGAGGAGGAGTACCGGGTGCAGGGTGAGGTGGAGACACGCAGGGCCCTCGAGGAGCTTCGAAGCTACTGCAGGAGCCCAGATTTTTCCGCCTGGACTGCAGTCTCCCGCATCCAGTCTCCCAAGAG GTTTGCTGACTTTGTGGGGGGCGCCTGTCACATCACCCCCAACGAGGTCTGTGCCCACGAGCAGGAGTACGGCCTGAGCAGCATGTTCCTTGAGGACCAGCTCTTTGAGGAGGATGATGACAACTCCTTTGATGGGAACGATGTCAGTTACTCCTTGACCCACAACCACCTGGATGCTGATTGA
- the NEMP1 gene encoding nuclear envelope integral membrane protein 1 isoform X2: MAGSCPRYVDRLQALSVNTAGAATVLPIGQLGRRSAMTPRARAVLVGSAAASAAVAERAETEVAGAAAAGGMKPAPGRQRLLAALVLLLLPLPLRGADAEESVIPLREGQAYHRAAPHHFCYTNTRVPQWHDIWTRTQIRINSSRMIQVTQVDSEEKLKQFNMWNIVFSFLKEKLNDTSIDVDLYSNKTCLKVELLEAGTTYCVTLFRRFDPKLFLVFFLGLFLFFCGDVLSRSQLFYYSAGISFGLLTSLLILVYVMSKVMPKKSHIYLLLAGGWSFSLYLLQLIFKNLQEICKSYWQYLLGYLLLVGFVSFSVCYRYGPLENERSINLLSWALQFLGLLLMYTGIQIYPIALALVIIAICTKNLDYPMQWAFAAYRRLQSARLGPSPPRLLTEEEYRVQGEVETRRALEELRSYCRSPDFSAWTAVSRIQSPKRFADFVGGACHITPNEVCAHEQEYGLSSMFLEDQLFEEDDDNSFDGNDVSYSLTHNHLDAD, translated from the exons ATGGCTGGTTCCTGCCCGCGCTACGTTGATAGGCTGCAGGCCCTGTCAGTCAACACGGCGGGGGCCGCGACAGTCCTTCCGATTGGTCAGCTCGGCCGTCGCTCGGCGATGACGCCACGCGCACGCGCCGTTCTCGTCggctccgccgccgcctcaGCGGCCGTTGCCGAGCGGGCGGAAACGGAAGTGGCTGGTGCGGCCGCGGCGGGAGGGATGAAACCGGCTCCGGGGCGGCAACGGCTCTTGGCGGcgctggtgctgctgctcctgccgcTGCCGCTGCGCGGCGCAG ATGCCGAGGAGTCTGTCATCCCGCTCCGCGAGGGCCAAGCTTACCATCGTGCAGCTCCTCACCACTTCTGCTACACCAACACGCGTGTCCCGCAATGGCACGACATATGGACAAGGACACAG ATCCGGATCAACAGCAGCCGGATGATCCAAGTCACTCAGGTGGACAGCGAGGAGAAGCTGAAGCAATTCAACATGTGGAAcattgttttctccttcctgaagGAGAAGCTGAATGACACTAGCATCGATGTGGATCTCTACAGCAACAAAACCTGCCTGAAAGTCgagctgctggaggctggcaCCACGTACTGCGTCACCCTCTTTCGAC GCTTTGACCCTAAGCTattcctggttttcttcctgGGCCTGTTCTTGTTCTTCTGCGGGGACGTGCTGAGCAG GAGCCAACTCTTCTACTACTCGGCTGGGATTAGTTTCGGCTTGCTGACCTCGCTGCTTATCCTTGTCTATGTGATGTCCAAGGTCATGCCCAAG AAAAGCCATATTTacttgctgctggcaggaggctggtcCTTTTCCCTGTATCTTCTTCAGCTGATCTTCAAGAACCTACAGGAGATCTGCAAGTCCTACTGGCAGTACCTCCTAG GCTACCTGCTGCTCGTGGGCTTCGTGAGCTTCAGCGTGTGCTACAGGTACGGCCCGCTGGAGAACGAGCGCAGCATCAACCTCCTCTCCTGGGCCCTGCAGTTCCTGGGCCTGTTGCTGATGTACACGGGCATCCAGATCTATCCCATCGCCTTGGCCTTGGTGATCATCGCCATCTGCACCAAGAACCTGGACTACCCCATGCAGTGGGCCTTTGCTGCCTACAG GAGACTGCAGAGTGCCAGGCTGGGGCCGAGCCCCCCTCGCCTGCTGACGGAGGAGGAGTACCGGGTGCAGGGTGAGGTGGAGACACGCAGGGCCCTCGAGGAGCTTCGAAGCTACTGCAGGAGCCCAGATTTTTCCGCCTGGACTGCAGTCTCCCGCATCCAGTCTCCCAAGAG GTTTGCTGACTTTGTGGGGGGCGCCTGTCACATCACCCCCAACGAGGTCTGTGCCCACGAGCAGGAGTACGGCCTGAGCAGCATGTTCCTTGAGGACCAGCTCTTTGAGGAGGATGATGACAACTCCTTTGATGGGAACGATGTCAGTTACTCCTTGACCCACAACCACCTGGATGCTGATTGA